Proteins from a single region of Desulfobacter postgatei 2ac9:
- the ahbD gene encoding heme b synthase, with product MAHPHKTHPPGHGAPHAAGKNNTLRLVAWETTRRCNLTCKHCRAAAEDHVYDNELTTEESFKLLDQIREVGQPIIILTGGEPLLRDDIFDIAAYGDKIGLRMVMAPNGTLLNEDNVKRLIKSGIKRISVSLDGSTAASHDAFRGLDGAFDRAVNGIKTAKAAGLEFQINTVITKTNLNEIPAILALAESLGAAAHHIFLLVPTGRGKYIVDTAIDAKEYEETLNWFYDQREKTSLQLKATCAPHYYRILRQRAKAEGKKVSFETHGLDAVTRGCLAGTGFCFISHVGRVQTCGFLDVTCGDIKTTHFKDVWENSEVFNKLRDFNNLEPKCGICEYKQVCGGCRARAYEATGNYLAQEPLCTYQPARH from the coding sequence ATGGCGCATCCCCACAAAACACACCCCCCGGGACATGGTGCTCCCCACGCCGCCGGTAAAAACAATACCCTGCGACTTGTGGCCTGGGAGACAACCCGTCGGTGTAATCTGACCTGCAAACATTGCCGGGCTGCTGCAGAAGATCATGTATACGACAACGAACTTACCACCGAAGAGTCTTTCAAACTTCTTGACCAGATCAGAGAGGTGGGGCAACCCATCATTATTCTCACCGGCGGCGAACCGCTGCTCAGGGATGATATCTTTGATATTGCCGCCTATGGAGACAAAATCGGCCTTCGCATGGTCATGGCTCCCAACGGCACCCTGCTCAATGAAGACAATGTGAAACGTCTTATCAAAAGCGGCATCAAGCGCATTTCCGTGAGTCTGGACGGCTCGACAGCGGCCTCCCATGATGCGTTCAGGGGTCTTGACGGGGCTTTTGACAGGGCAGTAAACGGCATAAAAACCGCAAAGGCTGCCGGACTGGAATTTCAGATCAATACCGTTATTACAAAAACCAATCTTAATGAAATTCCTGCCATCCTTGCCCTGGCAGAATCGTTGGGGGCGGCGGCCCACCACATTTTCCTTCTGGTACCCACGGGCCGAGGGAAATACATTGTGGATACGGCCATTGATGCAAAGGAGTACGAAGAAACCCTCAACTGGTTCTACGACCAGCGGGAGAAAACATCTTTGCAGCTTAAAGCGACCTGCGCCCCTCACTATTACCGGATTTTGCGCCAGCGCGCCAAGGCCGAGGGCAAAAAAGTCAGCTTTGAAACCCATGGGCTTGATGCAGTCACAAGGGGCTGTCTTGCAGGGACTGGATTCTGCTTTATCTCCCATGTGGGCCGGGTACAGACCTGCGGTTTTTTAGACGTCACCTGCGGAGACATAAAAACCACGCATTTCAAGGATGTGTGGGAAAATTCAGAAGTGTTTAACAAATTGCGGGATTTCAACAATCTTGAACCCAAATGCGGCATCTGCGAATACAAACAGGTGTGCGGCGGATGCCGGGCCAGGGCATACGAGGCTACCGGCAATTACCTGGCCCAGGAACCCTTGTGCACATATCAGCCGGCCCGACATTAG
- a CDS encoding 6-phosphofructokinase gives MDENTLKIPSDVRAKALQTMNEESMENVARRRFSPEKIEIFNGSLTSLQTMNEYRFLKDTEAERMLPGIINNPVQQVITEPNPDENAKAKFSKPRHIGVVFSGGPAPGGHNVIAGLFDEMKRFNSASKMFGFIKGPEGLLENRYIEITPELVDTHRNMGGFNMIKTGRTKIDSGSKMELALTVCKGLNLDALVIIGGDDSNTNAAFLAQHFKSSGIKVIGIPKTIDGDIQVKTEEGKVLCATSFGFHSAARAFAQNIANLANDGSSDIKYWHVCKVMGRVASHLTLETALQTHVNIALIGEELADYVDQDRMVKSLGQGGQMDYNAYGMTLRHLSRVICDIIVRRAAFGKNYGLMIIPEGILEFINEIQVFITKLNKIIADYNRIHDLDFHRTFSTLNEKLDYLRRISQGMMDKGRFPIWNIRDDELFNQLPGFFREGLLVERDLHGNFQFSQVKTEKIIMDMVKEYLDVLREQGLYKVGILRDDYVSLMDDAGMDPDLFAPALFKNPQDKYVLVKPDIISLKTLKIALVHAGMLDDEEQIPAVLVNIFRKSQADFNIQTHFYGYDGRGTDPTYFDCCYAYNLGLTAFHLITGGATGQMAAIINLEKDFHQWQPAGIPIARLMHLEERKGRLELVMEKSLVDLESNAFKVFKAVREDWVAACACPDQFRNPGAIGFSKEMEEDRPLTLRLNALQSQE, from the coding sequence ATGGACGAAAATACCCTGAAGATCCCCTCCGACGTGCGGGCGAAAGCGCTTCAAACCATGAATGAGGAAAGCATGGAAAATGTAGCACGAAGACGGTTTTCTCCTGAAAAAATAGAGATATTCAATGGATCACTTACATCTCTTCAGACAATGAATGAATACCGTTTTTTGAAAGATACCGAGGCCGAACGTATGCTGCCCGGAATTATCAACAACCCCGTACAGCAGGTGATTACAGAGCCTAACCCCGATGAAAATGCAAAGGCAAAGTTTTCAAAGCCGCGACACATCGGTGTTGTTTTTTCCGGCGGCCCGGCTCCGGGTGGGCATAATGTAATTGCAGGCCTTTTTGACGAGATGAAACGTTTCAACAGTGCGTCAAAGATGTTCGGGTTTATTAAAGGGCCTGAAGGACTGCTTGAAAACCGGTACATTGAGATCACCCCGGAACTGGTGGACACCCACCGGAACATGGGTGGTTTTAACATGATTAAAACCGGGCGGACCAAAATTGATTCCGGCAGCAAAATGGAATTGGCATTGACCGTATGCAAGGGATTGAATCTTGATGCATTGGTCATCATTGGCGGGGATGATTCCAATACCAACGCCGCCTTCCTGGCCCAGCATTTTAAATCTTCCGGGATCAAGGTTATCGGCATCCCCAAAACCATTGACGGCGATATCCAGGTAAAAACAGAAGAGGGCAAGGTGTTGTGCGCCACCTCCTTTGGCTTTCATTCTGCGGCCCGGGCCTTTGCACAAAATATTGCCAATCTGGCCAATGACGGCAGTTCCGATATTAAATACTGGCATGTGTGCAAGGTTATGGGGCGGGTGGCAAGCCATCTTACGCTGGAGACAGCCCTTCAAACCCATGTGAATATCGCTTTGATCGGCGAAGAGTTAGCAGATTATGTGGACCAGGACCGTATGGTCAAATCCCTGGGCCAGGGGGGGCAGATGGATTATAACGCCTACGGGATGACCCTGCGCCATCTATCCCGGGTCATTTGTGATATTATTGTCCGGCGGGCGGCATTCGGCAAAAATTACGGGTTGATGATCATTCCGGAAGGCATTCTGGAATTTATCAACGAGATCCAGGTGTTCATCACAAAACTCAATAAAATCATTGCGGATTATAATAGAATCCATGACCTGGATTTTCACAGAACATTTTCCACCCTGAACGAAAAATTGGATTATTTGCGCAGGATATCCCAGGGGATGATGGACAAGGGGCGGTTTCCCATATGGAATATCCGGGACGATGAGTTGTTCAACCAGCTGCCCGGATTTTTTAGGGAAGGGCTTCTGGTGGAAAGGGATCTTCACGGCAATTTCCAGTTCTCCCAGGTTAAAACCGAGAAGATCATCATGGACATGGTCAAAGAGTATCTTGACGTGCTCAGAGAGCAGGGGCTTTACAAAGTAGGTATTCTCCGGGATGATTATGTTTCGCTTATGGATGATGCGGGCATGGATCCGGACCTGTTTGCCCCGGCATTGTTTAAAAACCCTCAGGATAAATACGTGCTGGTCAAGCCGGATATTATCTCCCTTAAAACCTTGAAGATTGCCCTGGTCCATGCCGGCATGCTGGATGACGAAGAACAGATACCTGCGGTCCTTGTAAATATATTTAGAAAATCCCAGGCTGATTTTAATATCCAGACCCATTTTTACGGGTATGACGGCCGGGGCACCGATCCAACCTATTTTGACTGCTGTTATGCGTACAATTTAGGACTTACGGCCTTTCATCTGATTACAGGCGGGGCCACAGGTCAGATGGCGGCCATTATCAATTTAGAAAAAGACTTTCACCAGTGGCAGCCGGCAGGTATACCCATTGCCCGGCTCATGCACCTTGAGGAACGCAAAGGACGCCTGGAACTGGTCATGGAAAAGAGCCTTGTTGATCTGGAATCCAACGCCTTTAAGGTGTTCAAGGCTGTAAGGGAGGATTGGGTGGCAGCCTGTGCTTGTCCTGATCAGTTCAGAAATCCGGGGGCCATCGGGTTTTCCAAAGAGATGGAAGAAGACCGGCCTTTAACGCTCCGGCTCAACGCCTTGCAATCCCAGGAATAG
- the hemB gene encoding porphobilinogen synthase: MLFPEYRGRRLRATDNFRRMIRETKLSRDDLILPLFAVEGKSVKKPINSMPGQFQLSIDHIVTMAKQAKDAGIPGIMLFGIPHKKDCLATQAYAHDGIVQKAVSAVKEQVPDLTVITDVCLCEYTDHGHCGMVMDDGTIDNDSTLDLLAKTALSHVQAGADMVAPSDMMDGRVAEIRGTLDDEGFSHVPIMSYAVKYASAFYGPFREAAESAPKFGNRKTYQMDPANALEAIREATMDIEEGADIIMVKPALSYLDIIYRVREEIDLPVAAYNVSGEYSIIKAAEMMGWVDGKAMIMETLLSIKRAGADIIMTYSAIDVARELNN; encoded by the coding sequence ATGCTGTTTCCCGAATACAGGGGCAGACGGCTTCGGGCCACGGACAATTTCAGACGGATGATCAGGGAAACAAAGCTTTCCAGAGACGATCTGATTCTTCCCCTTTTTGCCGTTGAAGGCAAATCCGTTAAAAAGCCCATCAATTCCATGCCCGGGCAGTTCCAGCTCTCTATCGACCATATTGTCACCATGGCAAAGCAAGCCAAAGATGCGGGCATTCCAGGCATCATGCTGTTCGGGATTCCCCATAAAAAAGATTGCCTTGCCACCCAGGCCTATGCCCATGACGGCATCGTTCAAAAAGCCGTCTCAGCCGTCAAAGAACAGGTACCGGATCTTACGGTGATCACCGATGTCTGCCTGTGTGAATACACGGACCACGGTCACTGCGGCATGGTTATGGATGACGGGACCATTGACAATGATTCCACCCTGGATCTGCTTGCAAAAACGGCCCTGTCCCATGTGCAGGCAGGCGCCGACATGGTAGCCCCTTCCGATATGATGGACGGTCGTGTGGCTGAAATCAGAGGCACCCTGGATGACGAGGGCTTTTCCCATGTGCCCATCATGTCCTATGCCGTAAAATACGCATCTGCCTTTTACGGCCCTTTCAGGGAAGCTGCCGAATCCGCACCCAAATTTGGGAACCGCAAAACCTACCAGATGGATCCGGCCAACGCCCTTGAAGCCATCAGGGAAGCCACCATGGACATCGAGGAAGGTGCGGACATCATCATGGTAAAACCGGCACTCTCCTACCTGGATATCATTTACAGGGTCAGGGAAGAAATTGATCTGCCTGTGGCTGCATACAACGTATCGGGTGAATATTCCATCATCAAAGCGGCTGAAATGATGGGATGGGTGGACGGCAAAGCCATGATCATGGAGACCCTGTTATCAATCAAACGAGCCGGAGCCGACATCATCATGACCTACTCGGCCATTGATGTGGCAAGGGAGCTGAACAACTGA
- a CDS encoding AAA family ATPase, with protein MTYHNDATGPDPKKIEKELGEFLNKKFGGSVKILTPSIQPQQEIITGTTPKSGKKKLIDFDIKPSELISYLDQYVVRQDKAKSVLATKICTHFNRIRHQETMNTEPFKITGNIKSNILLLGPTGIGKTYLIKLIAKKIGVPFVKADATKFSETGYVGGDVEDLIRDLVKEAKDDIELAECGIVYIDEVDKIAASPNVIGAQISRTGVQRALLKPMEETEVDLKVPHDPVSMMQELEAFQRTGKRTARRVNTANILFILSGAFSGLTDVVKKRLSKQAIGFSASLTHARKENELLKATRSEDLVEYGFESEFIGRIPVRCVLDELTQKDLYDILKMPNNPVILSKRLDFKSYGIDVVFTDEALEELASRANKENTGARGLVSVVEEALLPFEEKLPSQSVGQFAITKQVLITPELILNDLIQGNDKERYEAEYNHALALFSDYINDYITKNWKIFSIRHGLTLTQIRTKMLAQYYTAHVMEIEDAVKQVKKFYDNVKEMELEISRNYALNVVFEEDAADFLIQQFIEHNASTDEILSKIYTDFFDGLNLIREKTGKARFFLCKEALTDHENYLNDLIRKEIK; from the coding sequence ATGACTTATCACAATGACGCCACCGGGCCTGACCCGAAAAAAATAGAAAAAGAGCTTGGGGAATTTTTGAACAAAAAATTTGGTGGCAGTGTTAAAATTTTGACACCTTCCATCCAGCCCCAACAGGAAATTATTACCGGCACAACACCTAAGTCGGGGAAAAAAAAGCTGATTGATTTCGATATCAAGCCTTCGGAACTGATCAGCTACCTTGACCAGTATGTTGTTCGACAGGACAAGGCTAAATCTGTTCTTGCCACAAAAATCTGCACCCATTTCAACCGAATCCGACATCAGGAAACCATGAACACGGAACCGTTCAAGATCACGGGTAATATCAAAAGCAATATCCTGTTACTCGGTCCCACCGGTATTGGAAAAACCTATCTGATCAAGCTTATCGCCAAAAAAATCGGGGTGCCTTTTGTCAAAGCGGATGCAACCAAATTTTCCGAAACCGGTTATGTGGGCGGGGATGTGGAGGATCTGATCAGGGATCTGGTTAAAGAGGCCAAGGATGACATTGAGCTTGCGGAGTGTGGTATTGTCTATATAGATGAAGTGGACAAGATTGCTGCCAGCCCCAATGTCATAGGCGCCCAGATATCCCGGACAGGAGTTCAACGGGCACTGCTCAAACCTATGGAAGAGACCGAGGTCGATTTAAAGGTACCCCATGATCCCGTATCCATGATGCAGGAGCTTGAGGCATTCCAGAGAACTGGAAAACGTACGGCCAGACGGGTGAATACGGCCAATATTCTGTTCATTCTGTCAGGCGCGTTTTCAGGACTGACAGATGTGGTGAAAAAGCGATTAAGCAAGCAGGCCATCGGATTCAGCGCATCGCTGACCCACGCCAGAAAAGAAAATGAACTTTTAAAGGCAACCCGGTCAGAGGATTTGGTGGAATATGGATTTGAGTCCGAATTTATCGGCAGGATACCCGTGCGCTGTGTGCTGGATGAACTGACCCAGAAAGATCTTTACGACATCCTGAAAATGCCTAATAATCCCGTAATTTTAAGCAAACGCCTTGATTTTAAATCATACGGGATTGATGTGGTATTCACCGACGAGGCGTTAGAAGAGCTCGCATCAAGGGCGAACAAAGAAAATACCGGGGCCCGGGGGCTTGTCTCCGTAGTTGAAGAAGCCCTGCTACCCTTCGAAGAAAAACTGCCTTCCCAATCCGTCGGTCAGTTCGCCATTACCAAACAGGTGCTGATCACCCCGGAACTAATTTTAAACGATCTTATCCAGGGCAATGATAAGGAACGATACGAGGCAGAATACAACCATGCCCTGGCCCTTTTTTCGGATTACATCAATGACTATATAACAAAAAACTGGAAGATATTTTCCATCCGTCACGGGCTGACCTTAACACAGATTCGCACAAAAATGCTGGCACAGTATTACACGGCTCATGTCATGGAAATTGAAGATGCGGTTAAACAGGTCAAAAAATTCTATGACAACGTAAAAGAAATGGAACTGGAAATTTCCAGGAACTATGCTTTAAATGTCGTGTTTGAAGAAGATGCAGCCGATTTTCTCATCCAGCAGTTCATAGAGCACAATGCCAGCACGGATGAAATCCTTTCAAAAATTTACACGGATTTTTTTGACGGCCTTAACCTGATTCGGGAGAAAACCGGGAAAGCAAGATTTTTCCTGTGCAAAGAAGCATTAACCGACCACGAAAATTACCTCAACGACCTTATCAGAAAAGAGATAAAATGA
- the tpiA gene encoding triose-phosphate isomerase, translated as MTRIPLIAGNWKMYKTGTQAVAAAKQLAHLSKGVDGVDIMIAPTTLSLPLVAAALGKSSPIRLGAQNIYPGTEGAFTGEVSGPMIKDAGADYVIIGHSERRQYFGETDESVRLKIRSALDAGLIPVMCIGETESQRDADETFFILDKQITDGLKGFDLGDLDTLILAYEPVWAIGTGKTAGPEQVKEVHGFLRHLLKEKYAEGLAATIRILYGGSVKPGNIKDLMQLEDVDGALVGGASLNPEDFNEIIRF; from the coding sequence ATGACAAGAATTCCATTGATTGCCGGCAATTGGAAAATGTACAAGACCGGTACCCAGGCTGTTGCTGCCGCAAAACAGCTGGCACACTTAAGCAAAGGTGTGGATGGCGTTGATATTATGATTGCACCCACAACCCTGTCCCTGCCCCTGGTGGCGGCGGCCCTGGGCAAATCGTCCCCGATCCGGCTGGGGGCCCAGAACATTTACCCGGGAACGGAAGGGGCGTTTACCGGTGAAGTGTCCGGTCCGATGATCAAGGATGCCGGTGCCGATTACGTAATTATAGGCCACTCCGAACGTAGACAGTACTTTGGCGAGACCGATGAAAGCGTCCGACTTAAAATCCGTTCTGCCCTTGATGCAGGACTTATTCCGGTTATGTGCATCGGAGAGACCGAAAGCCAGCGGGATGCAGATGAAACTTTTTTTATCCTTGACAAACAGATAACAGATGGGTTAAAAGGCTTTGATCTTGGAGATCTTGACACCCTGATCCTGGCCTATGAGCCGGTATGGGCAATTGGCACCGGAAAGACTGCCGGGCCTGAGCAAGTCAAGGAAGTCCACGGTTTTTTGCGACATCTGCTCAAGGAAAAATACGCAGAGGGTCTGGCTGCAACGATTCGAATTTTATACGGCGGATCAGTAAAGCCAGGAAATATTAAAGACCTGATGCAACTTGAAGATGTCGATGGTGCATTGGTTGGCGGCGCGAGCCTGAACCCGGAAGATTTTAATGAAATTATTAGGTTTTAG
- the secG gene encoding preprotein translocase subunit SecG, translating to MTSILVAIHVAVCIFLILVVLLQTGKGAEMGVSMGGAGSQALFGAAGPANILTKITTVVAIIFMITSLTLAYMSGHQSQSSVMKGVSAPAEQQAPASE from the coding sequence ATGACAAGTATTTTAGTGGCAATACACGTCGCAGTTTGCATTTTTCTGATACTTGTTGTACTGTTGCAGACCGGCAAAGGCGCAGAGATGGGTGTGTCTATGGGTGGTGCAGGCAGCCAGGCCCTCTTCGGAGCAGCCGGACCTGCAAACATTCTGACCAAAATTACCACGGTCGTGGCCATTATTTTCATGATAACATCTCTGACCTTGGCTTATATGTCAGGGCATCAGTCTCAGTCCAGCGTCATGAAAGGCGTATCTGCACCCGCAGAACAGCAGGCACCAGCATCAGAATGA
- the ahbC gene encoding 12,18-didecarboxysiroheme deacetylase, whose translation MIGISKLYCATVEPSDTLRYSRHSSKLPSHLLQFSKDKKPVVVWNMTRRCNLKCVHCYAKSENLVYDNELTHEQSIAMMDDLAEFGVPVLLFSGGEPLMHPRLVEYAQYAVSKGMRAVISTNGTLITKEKAKQLKEVGLSYVGISLDGLEATHDMFRGVPGAYQKALQAVDNCQEAGIKVGLRFTMNKRNVKDIPGIFDLLEEKNIPRACFYHLVYSGRGQEIAKEDLSHEETREVLDLIMDRTRDLHDRNKPKEILTVDNHADGPYLYQRLLKEDPERAAEVLELLEMNEGNNSGRGIGCISWDGEVHPDQFWREISFGNIKERPFSEIWTDPENEFLMKMKEKKKHVKGRCSECRWLDICAGNFRARAESVANDPWDSDPACYLTDEEIKKENV comes from the coding sequence ATGATTGGAATTTCAAAACTTTACTGCGCCACTGTGGAACCCTCGGATACGTTACGTTATTCAAGGCATTCAAGCAAACTACCCTCCCATTTGCTTCAGTTCTCCAAGGACAAAAAGCCGGTGGTAGTCTGGAATATGACCCGGCGGTGCAACCTGAAATGCGTTCACTGCTATGCCAAGTCTGAAAATCTTGTCTATGACAATGAACTGACTCACGAACAAAGTATTGCCATGATGGATGACCTGGCAGAATTTGGGGTGCCGGTACTGCTTTTCTCCGGCGGGGAGCCGCTGATGCATCCACGCCTTGTGGAATATGCCCAGTATGCCGTATCCAAGGGCATGCGGGCCGTCATCTCCACCAACGGCACCCTGATCACCAAAGAAAAAGCAAAGCAGCTCAAAGAGGTGGGACTCTCCTATGTGGGGATCAGCCTGGACGGACTTGAAGCCACCCATGATATGTTCAGAGGCGTTCCCGGTGCCTATCAAAAGGCATTGCAGGCCGTTGACAACTGCCAGGAAGCCGGGATTAAGGTCGGACTTCGTTTCACCATGAATAAAAGAAACGTAAAGGACATCCCCGGTATTTTTGACCTGCTGGAAGAAAAAAATATTCCCAGGGCTTGTTTCTACCATCTGGTCTACTCGGGCCGCGGCCAGGAAATTGCCAAGGAGGATTTAAGCCACGAGGAGACCCGCGAAGTGCTTGACCTGATCATGGACCGCACCAGGGATCTTCACGATCGCAACAAACCCAAGGAGATCCTCACCGTGGACAACCATGCAGATGGTCCATACCTCTACCAACGGCTGCTCAAAGAAGACCCCGAGCGGGCAGCCGAAGTACTTGAACTGCTTGAGATGAACGAAGGCAACAACTCGGGTCGAGGCATCGGCTGCATCTCCTGGGATGGTGAAGTCCATCCGGATCAGTTCTGGCGGGAGATCAGTTTCGGCAACATCAAAGAGAGACCCTTCAGCGAAATATGGACAGATCCTGAAAACGAATTTTTGATGAAAATGAAAGAAAAGAAAAAACACGTAAAAGGCCGTTGTTCAGAGTGCCGGTGGCTGGATATCTGTGCCGGAAATTTCAGGGCCAGGGCTGAATCCGTTGCCAATGATCCCTGGGATTCTGATCCTGCGTGTTATCTTACGGATGAAGAGATCAAAAAGGAGAATGTATAA